DNA sequence from the Streptomyces sp. HUAS 15-9 genome:
CATGACGCGGGCGAAGAGGGCGTCCTTGTTGCCGAAGTACTTCAGGATCAACGGCGGGCTGACACCGGCGCGTTCGGCGACGGCCTTGAGGGTGATGTCGGCGTGGGCGTGCCGGGCGAGGAGGTACCGGGCCGCCTTGAGGATGGCCGCCTTGGTCGTCTCGGCATCCCGGCGGGAGGGGGAGACGGCGGGGACGCCGGATGGAGTGCTCACGGACTCATGCTCCCTCCATCGCCTCGTCGCGGGCGCCCCGGGTGCCGCCTCGGGCCCGCCGCGTGCCGTCGGGACGGCTCTCGCCCGGAATGGTCAGCGCGGCCGCGCTCGCGGCGAGGGCGATCGCGCCGGCCATGGCGAAGGCCAGCAGATAGCCGTGCAGCGTGGGTATGGGGGCGCCGCCGACGAGGCTGGTGTGGTGCACCAGGACGGCGGCGACGGCGGCGCTGGACGTGGCCTGGCCGATGGTGCGCATCAGGACGTTGACGCCGTTGGCGGACGCGGTCTGCGCGGCGGGGACGGCGCGCAGGATCAGGGTGGGCAGCGCCGAGTAGGCGAGCGTGGTGCCGGTCGCGACCACCGTGGCACCCAGGATGATCATCCACAGGTCACGGCTGTCGGCGATGCGGACGGCGTAGCCGCAGGCGATGACGGCGGCGCCGAGGGCGAGGGTGATGCGCGGGCCGCGTTTCTCCGAGATGCGGGCGGAGAGGGGCGAGAAGAGCAGCATCGTGACACCGCCGGGCAGCAGGCACAGGCCGGTGGCGACGATCGAGAGTCCGAGCCCGTACCCGGTGGCCTCGGGTGCCTGTACCAGCTGGGCGGTGACCAGTGAGTTGGCGTAGAAGGCGAATCCCGTCAGCAGGGCCGCCACATGGGACAGGCCCACCCGGGGCCGGGTCACCAGCCGCAGATCGACCAGGGGCTGCGCGGTGTGCAGCTGCTGCAACCACCACAGGGCCAGTACGACGGCCGCGCCGAGGAAGAGGCCCAGCACACGGAGGCTGCCCCAGCCCCACTGCCCGCCCTGGGACACCCCGAGCAGCAGACAGGTCAGCCCGACGGCCAGCATGAGTGCGCCGAGCACGTCGAAGCGGCCCGGCTCGCGTACGGGCGACTCCTTCACCGCCCACCACACTGCAGTCACGCCCAGCGCACCGAGCAGGCTGGTCAGCCAGAACATGGTGTGCCAGTCGGCGTACTGCACGACCACCGCGGCCAGCGGCAGGCCGAGGGCGGCGCCGACGCCGACGGTGGAGCTCATCAGCGCGACCGCCGAGCCGCGCCGCGCGGGCGGCAGTTCGTCGCGCAGGATGCTGATCGACAGCGGGACGACGGAGGCGGCGGCGCCCTGCAGCGCCCGGGCGGCGATGAGCACGCCGATGTCGGAGGACAGGGCGCACATCACCGAGCCCACGGTCATCAGGGACAGGGCCGCCGTCAGCACCCGCCGCTTGCCGTACATGTCGCCGGCCCGGCCGAGGACCGGGGTGAGGACCGCTCCGGAGAGCAGGGTCGCGGTGACCATCCAGGAGACCGCGCCCGCCGAGGACCCGGTCAGTCGCGGCAGGTCCGGCAGCAGCGGGACGACCACGGTCTGCATGACGGCCATGAGAATGCCACCCGCTGCCAGTACAGGAATGGTGAGCCGGTCCCGGACTCGGGTGGCCCCGGCGCTCGCTCCGGGCGGGGAGGATATCGGAGCGGGCTGGTCCATCGGCACTCCAGCTGACGTCAGGAATATGAGGTGAATATGAATTCACCTTACTCGGTGAATGGTCATTCACCAACGCCGGCCCCCTCGCACCCGTCGAGCGGTGCGCGACGGGCGACGTCACGCTACGCGACCGGCCGGTTCCACAGGGGAACGCGAGTGGCGCATGCGGCCAGACTTTCGAATCGCGTCAGTCTGCCGGAGTGAGCCGCGCCACTCGGGGCGCCGCCGATCGCGAAAGATCTCCGTGAACACCCCCGCGACGGCAAGGAATTGCCCCTTCCGGGGGTCGGGAGCACCGGCCCACAGCAAGATCACCTTCGTTCAATCCCGTACGGCATGTGGCCAATTGTCCTGATCGCAGCCAACCGACTCCGGACGATTTCTCCCGCTCTCGGCGGGACCGATAGGCATGCGAGGACATCACCCGAACGCACCAGGAGGTCCCGCATGCCGGAACTCACCCGTCGCCGCGCGCTCACCGCCGCGGCCGCCCTCGCCGCGGCCGCCGGAGCCCAGACGCTCGTCGCGCCCGCCGCCTCGGCCGCAGGGCATCAGCACGGTTCCCCCGATTCCTTCGACGAGGTCTACAAGGGCCGCCGGATACAGGGCCGTCCGATGAGCGGGGGCGGTCACCACCACGAGCACGGCGCCGGTTACGGGGTGTTCGTGGACGGGGCGGAGCTGCATGTGATGCAGAACGCGGACGGCAGCTGGATCAGCGTCGTCAGCCACTACGACCCGGTGCCCACGCCGCGTGCCGCCGCCCGCGCCGCGGTCGACGAGCTCCAGGGCGCCAAGCTCCTCCCCTTCCCCGCCAACTGACCGCCCCCGCAAGGAAATCCGGAGTCACCCGCACATGACCGTACGCAAGAACCAGGCCAGCCTGACCGCCGACGAGAAGCGGCGCTTCGTCGCCGCCGTCCTCGAGCTCAAGCGCAGCGGACGCTACGACGCGTTCGTCACGACGCACAACGGCTTCATCATGTCCGACATGGACAACTCCGAGCGGACCGGCCACCGTTCACCGTCCTTCCTGCCCTGGCACCGTAGATTCCTGCTCGACTTCGAACGGGCGCTGCAGTCGGTGGACGCGTCGGTGGCGCTGCCGTACTGGGACTGGACCGCCGACCGCACGGTGCGTGCCTCGCTGTGGGCGCCCGACTTCCTCGGCGGCACGGGACGCAGCTCGGACGGCCGGGTGACGGACGGGCCGTTCGCCGCGGGCGCCGGTAACTGGCCGCTCAACGTGCGGGTGGACGGCCGTACTTATCTGCGCAGGTCGCTCGGGACCAGTGTCCGCGAGCTGCCGACCCGCGCCGAGGTCGACTCCGTGCTGGCGATGACGACGTACGACATGGCGCCCTGGAACAGCGCCTCGGACGGCTTCCGCAACCATCTGGAGGGCTGGCGCGGGGTCAACCTGCACAACCGGGTCCACGTCTGGGTCGGCGGGCAGATGGCCACCGGTGTCTCCCCCAACGACCCGGTGTTCTGGCTGCACCACGCCTTCATCGACAAGCTGTGGGCCGACTGGCAGCGCCGGCACCCGGGGGCGGGTTACGCGCCGACCGGCGGGACGCCGGACGTGGTCGACCTGAACGACACGATGAAGCCGTGGAACGACGTGCGGCCGGCGGACCTGCTGGACCACACGAAGTTCTACACGTTCGACGTCTGATCAGGCCTCGGCCGTCCGGCACTCCGGATGACCCCAGCCCTGCGTGTTCTTGGCGATGGACTCGCCGGCCGCGTACGAGCGGCCGCACACACAGCGGCCGGGGAACTTCGCCTTGATCGTGCGGGAGGACGAACCGCCGCCCTGCTTGCGGGGTGCCGCCTTGCGGCGCGGGGCGGCGGACGCCGCGGTGACGGACGAGGGCGGCGGCTCGGGCGAGCCGAGCGCGCTGCCCGCGGACTCCTGGACCGAGGCCGCCTGGCTGGCGGCGCGGTCCGCGAAGTCGTTCAGCGCATCACCGTCCACCTGGTGCGCGGCGACGTGGCGGAACTCGACGGAGCGGCCGTCGAGCAGTTCGTCGATGCGCACCACCAGGTCCTGGTTGGCGACCGGCTTTCCGGCGGACGTCTTCCAGCCGTTGCGCTTCCAGCCCGGCAGCCAGCTGGTGACGGCCTTCATCGCGTACTGCGAGTCCATCCGGATCTCCAGCGGCAGGCCGGGGTCGGTCGCCACCAACAGCCGCTCCAGCGCCGTCAGTTCGGCGACGTTGTTGGTCGCCCTGCCGAGCGGCCCCGCCTCCCAGCGGGACGGGGTCCCGGAATCGTCGGACACCACCCAGGCCCAGCCCGCCGGTCCGGGGTTCCCCTTCGAAGCCCCGTCGCACGCGGCCACAACACGTTCACGCATGGCCCCGATCATGCCACGGTCGCGGGGACCCCCGACCCGCGCGGGTCAGACGTCCATGGTCTTCGGCATCTCGCCCTCGGTGGTCGTGATGTCGATCACCGAGAAGTTCGCGCCCTGTGGGTCGCTGAGGGCCGCGAACCGGCCGAACGGGCTGCTCATGGGCCCGAACCGGAGGATGGCGCCGAGCTCGGTGGCCTTGGCCACGGCCGCGTCGCAGTCGCCGACGGTGAAGTACACGTTGATGTACGACGGCACCTCGGGCGGGAAGTCGTCGGTCATCCTCATCCGGCCCAGGACCGTGTTCTCCCCCAGGTTGAACATCCGGAAGTCGACGGAGGCGTCGTCGATCTGCTTGGCCGTGTACGGGAACACCGCGGAGAAGAACGTGTCGGCCTGCTCGGGCTCGCGGGTGAAGACCTCGGCCCAGCAGTAGGCGCCGGGCACGGCCGTCGCCTCGAAGCCCTCGTGGGTGCCCCCCTGCCAGACGCCGAACACGGCGCCGCTGGGCTCGCGGGCCAGGCACATCGTGCCGAAGTCGCCGACCTGCATCGGCTCCATCAGCACCTCGCCGCCGTTCTCACGGATCGTCTCGGCGGTGGCCGCGGCGTCCGGCGAGGCGAAGTAGAGGCACCACTGCGACTGGCCCTCCTGACCGGGCATGGGCGGGACGACCGCCGCCACCGCCTTGCCGTCCGCATAGGCCTGCGTGTAGTTGCCGTACTCCGACGACGCCTCGCCGAAGGTCCAGCCGAGGACATCACCGTAGAAGCTCTTGGCTCCCTCGACGTCACTGAACATCGCGTCGGCCCAGCAGGGGGTACCTTCAGGTTGAACGGCCATGGCGCGGGACCTCTCAGGATCGACGGACTGCCTGGATCGTCACGCTCCACACGCTAGCCATCCCCTCGTCGGCCCGCGCGCCGAACCGACCGGTCTGCCGGACACTGGAATGCGGAGACGGCGGGCGTCGGCAGGACAGGGGCGCGGCATGACGGACTCGGTGGCCGCAGGCACGATGCGGGCGTGGTCGGTGACCCGGCCCGGACCGGTCGAGGAGGACCCCCTCCGGCTCGTCGAGCGGCCGGTGCCCGCGCCCGGTGACGACGAGCTCCTGGTCCAGGTGCGCGCCTGCGGGGTCTGTCGCACCGACCTGCATGTCACCGAGGGGGACCTGCCCGTGCGCCGGCCCGGGGTGACACCCGGGCACGAGGTGGTCGGCGTGGTGGCCGGGACCGGGGCGGCCGTGGCGGACTTCGCCGTGGGCGACCGGGTGGGCGTGGCCTGGCTGCGGTGGACCGACGGCGAGTGCCGATACTGTCTGCGGGGCTCGGAGAACCTGTGTCCCCGGTCGCGGTACACCGGCTGGGACGCGGACGGCGGCTACGCCGAGTACACGACCGTCCCGGCCGGCTTCGCCCACCGTCTGCCTGACGAACTGGACGACGTGGCACTGGCCCCCCTGCTGTGCGCGGGGATCATCGGTTACCGTGCGCTGCGCCGCACCTCGCTGCCGCACCGAGGCCGGCTCGGGCTGTACGGGTTCGGGGGCAGCGCCCATCTGTGCGCGCAGGTGGCGCTCGCCGAGGAGGCCACCGTGCACGTCCTGACACGGGGCGCGGATGCCCGGCGGCTGGCCCTCGAGCTGGGCGCCGCCTCGGCGCGGGACGCGTACGAGCTGCCCCCGGAGCCCCTGGACGCGGCGATCCTGTTCGCCCCGGTCGGCGACCTGGTCCCGGTCGCGCTGCGGGCCCTGGACCGGGGCGGGGTCCTGGCCGTCGCCGGCATCCACCTGAGCGACGTACCGCCGCTGCACTACGAGACCGATCTGTTCTACGAGAAGGAACTGCGCAGCGTCACCTCCAACACCCGTACGGACGCCCGTGAGTTCCTCGCCGAGGCCGCGGTGCACGGGGTCCGCGCCACGACCCACGCCTATCCGCTGTCGCAGGCGCCTGAGGCCCTCAGGGACCTCAAGGCCGGCCGCTTCGACGGGGCGGCCGTCCTGGTGAACGATCTTTCCTGATCCCAAACCCCGGATGATCCACAAGCCCCCGGGGCGCGGGGGCGGAACCTGCGCGCGCGATCACGCTCCCCTGTGCCGTACACCCCGAACGACAGGTTTGCACCACCAAGGACAGAAACCGCCCCTTTCGCGCCGTACCGGAAGATCACCACGGCTGTTTGGCTTGTCCAGGCGCACCACCAACTCGCACACCACTCGCACACCACCCCGGCGTGGAGCACACCATGAGCACACCCACCCACTCGTACACGCTCCCTGGGCCGCCGAACATCGCCCGGAGCCTGCGCACGACCCGGCGCACCGGGGTGATCCCCGGACTTCACCACCGGCCGGCCGCTCCCGCCGATCCGGACAAGGCCGCCGAGATCGACCGCAGGCTGGAGGCCTGGGCCCATGACCTCGATCTGTTCCCGCGGGCCTGGAAGGGGGACTTCGCGGGCTTCCAGTTCGGCCGGGCCGTCACCCTCCAGCATCCCGGCGCCCTCGACCTGGACCGCCTCACCGCCGCCGGCAAGCTGCTGCTCGCCGAGAACATCGTGGACTCCTGCTACTGCGAGGAGGACGAGGGCCGGGGCGGATCACGGCGCGGCCTGGGTGGCCCGCTGATCATCGCCCAGTCGGCACTCGACCCCTTCCACGGCACCCCGGAGCTGGAGGAGGAGTGGCGCCAGGGCCTGTCGGCCGACGGACCGCTGCGCTCGTACCGGTCCGCCCTCGTGGACTACGCCGGCTTCGCCACGCCCAGCCAGACCAGCAGGTTCGTGCACGACATGGCCCGGCTGCACCTGGGCTATCTCGGCGAGGCCGCCTGGATGGAGACCCGGTACCGGCCGCGGGTGTGGGAGTACCTGGTGATGCGGCAGTTCAACAACTTCCGCCCCTGTCTGTCGCTCGTCGACGCGGTGGACGGCTACGAACTGCCCGAGCAGGTCTACGCCCGCCCCGAGATCCAGCGGATCACCGCCCTCGCGTGCAACGCCACCACCGTCATGAACGACCTCTACTCCTTCACCAAGGAGCTGGAGAGCGACCCGGACCACCTCAACCTGCCGCAGGTCGTCGCAGCCGACGAACGGTGCGGGCTGAAGGCCGCCTATCTGAGGTCCGTCGAGATCCACAACCGGATCATGGAGGCCTTCGAGGAGGAGTCCGCCCTGCTGTCCGCCACCTCGCCGCTCGTGGAGCGCTATGCCCAGGGGCTTGCCGCCTGGGTGTCCGGCAACCACGAGTGGCATGCCACCAACACCCATCGATACCACCTGCCCGACTACTGGTAACAGCGCCAATTCCGCACCACAGAGCAACATCTGAAACACCGTCAGACGCGTCACGAGGAGTCACTGTTGACCACCGCCCCCGTCGCCCGGACCACGGCCGCGGCTGTGCCGACCCAGTCCACGTACCAGAACCGCGTCGCGGACTACTGGAACGCCGAGGAAAATCCGGTCAACCTCGAACTCGGCAAGATCGACGACCTGTACCACCATCACTACGGCATCGGTAACGTCGACTGGACCGTGCTCGACGAGCCAGACCCCGACCTGCGCCGGGAGCGGATCACCGCCGAACTGCACCGCCTGGAGCACGCCCAGGCCGAGTTCCTCGCCTCCCGGCTCGGCCCGCTCATCCCGGCCGACCGCGTCTTCGACGCCGGCTGCGGACGGGGCGGCGGCAGTGTGGTGGCCAATCTGCGGTACGGCTGCCACGCCGACGGCGTCACCATCTCCGCCAAGCAGGCCGACTTCGCCAATGAGACGGCCCGCCGTCGGGACATCGACGACAAGGTGCGCTACCACCACCGCAACATGCTCGACACCGGCTTCGAGTCCGGCGCGTACGCGGCCTCGTGGAACAACGAGTCCACCATGTACGTCGAGCTGGACCTGCTGTTCGCCGAGCACGCCCGGCTGCTGCGGCGCGGCGGACGCTATGTGGTGATCACCGGCTGCTACAACGACACCTACGGCCGGGCCTCGCGCGAGGTGTCCCTCATCAACGCGCACTACATCTGCGACATCCACCCGCGGTCGGAGTACTTCCGGGCCATGGCCCGCAACCGGCTGGTGCCGGTCCACGTGGAGGATCTGACCGAGGCCACGATCCCCTACTGGGAACTGCGCAAGGACGCCGGCCACCTGGTGACGGGCATCGAGGAAACCTTCCTGTCCGCCTACCGCAACGGCAGCTTCCAGTACCTGCTGATCGTGGCCGACCGTATCTGAGGCCGTATCCGAGGCCGGGGCTGTGCCGGGGGCGGTGTCGCGGGACGCCGCCCCCGGTCCGTGCGCGACGATCGCCCTCCAATTTCGTTCGACAGCAGGCTCGTTGACGGCTGGAATGGCCCACGTGTGTGCCGTGAGAATGCATGAGGACGAGGTGGACCTCGATGCCTCGGTCGTCCGCCGGCTGATCGCCGGACAGTTCCCCGACTGGGCATCCTTGCCCGCCGAGCGTCTGATGTCCTCCGGGACCGAGAACGCCATGTTCCGGCTGGGCACCGATCTGGTGGTACGGCTGCCCCGGCGTCCCGGTGCGGTGGCGGACGTGACGCACGAGCAGCACTGGCTGCCCCGGCTCGGGCCGCTGCTGCCGGTCGCCACTCCCGAGCCGCTGGGGCGAGGTGGGCCCGGCGCGGGCTTCGCCTGGCCCTGGACCGTCTACCGCTGGCTGGACGGACGCAATCCCGTCGCCGGGGCCGTCGAGGAGCCCGGACCGCTCGCCGAGGACCTCGCCTCGTTCGTCGGCGCCCTGCGCCGGATCGACGCGCACGGCGGGCCGGCCGGCCACCGGGGCGTCCCGCTGTCCACCCGGGACGCGGCCACTCGCGAGGCCATCGACAAGCTGGACGGCAGGGTCGACACCGCGGCGGTCACGGCCCGGTGGGAGGAGGCCCTGCGCGCACCGGGGCACACCGGCCCGCCCGTCTGGGCGCACGGCGATCTGTCCCCGGGAAACGTGCTGGTCGCCGACGGCCGGCTCAGCGCCGTGATCGACTTCGGCACCGTGGGGGTGGGCGATCCGGCGGTCGACCTGATCGTGGCCTGGAACCTGCTGCCCGCGACCGCCCGGGACGCCTTCCGCCGGGCCGTCGGCGCCGACGACGCCCAGTGGGCGCGTGGCCGGGGCTGGGCCCTGTCGATCTCGCTCATCCAACTGCCGTACTACTGGGAGACCAACCCGCCGCTGGCGGAGAACTCACGGCATGTGATCCGCGAGATCCTCGCCGAATCGGCCTAGGGCCGCGGGCCGCCGAGCCTGGCGCGCCCGGTTGACCCGGGGCCGCGGGCCGCCGCCGACCCACGCCCCCTACGGATCCTCACTCGCCCGCGTATGCCTTCTCCAGGGCGGCGATGTCGAGCTTGTGCATCGACAGCATGGCCTGGGTGGCACGTGCCGCCTTCGCCGGGTCCGGGTCGCTGACCATGTCGTCGAGCCGGTGCGGGATGACCTGCCAGGACATCCCGAACTTGTCCTTGAGCCAGCCGCAGGGGCCGGGCTCGCCGCCGTTCTCGGTGAGCTTGGTCCAGTAGTAGTCGATCTCCTCCTGGTTCTCACAGAAGATCTGGAGTGAGATCGCCTCGTTGAACTTGAACTCCGGTCCCCCGTTCAGCGCGACGAACTTGTGGCCGTTGGCCGTGAACTCGACGGTCAGGACGGTGCCGGCGGGACGGGGCGCTCCTTCGGGGTAGCGGGTGAGCCTGCCGACGGTGGAGTTCTTGAAGATCGAGACGTAGTAGTGGGCGGCTTCCTCGGCCTGGTCGTCGAACCAGAGGCACGTGGTGAATCCGTCGGTGGCCATGAGCTACCTCCTGGGGCGTGGAACGCGGTCACCTGTGTCGACCGATGGTCGCCGCGAAACTCATCGGCCGGAAGACGCATTCATCCGGATGGGTGGGGGGCCTGCGCCACTAGCATCCGGATCATGACGTCTTCGCACGCAGAGAGCATCCGGCCCTTCCGCCTCGCGATCCCCGAGAGCGACCTGGACGACCTGCACGAACGACTCGACCGCACCCGATGGCCCGACGAACTGCCCGGGGTGGGGTGGGCGTACGGCGTACCGGCCGGCTATCTGCGGGAGCTCGTGCGGTACTGGCGGCACACCTACGACTGGCGTGCCGCCGAGGCACGGCTGAACACCTGGCCGCAGTTCACCACCACGATCGACGGGGCGACCGTCCACTTCGCGCACGTCCGCTCCCCGGTGCCCGGCGCCACCCCGCTGATCATCACCCATGGCTGGCCGGGCTCGATCATCGAGTTCCTCGACGTCGTCGGACCGCTCACCGATCCGGCCGCGCACGGCGGCGACCCGGCCGACGCCTTCCATGTCGTGGTGCCGAGCATCCCCGGGTTCGGGCTGTCCGGGCCCACGACGGACACCGGCTGGGAGGCGGGCCGGGTCGCCGACGCCTGGGCCGAACTGATGGGACGCCTCGGCTACGAGCGGTTCGGCGCGCAGGGCGGCGACTGGGGCGCGATGATCTCCCGCGAGTTGGGCCGCGCCCAT
Encoded proteins:
- a CDS encoding MFS transporter, which encodes MDQPAPISSPPGASAGATRVRDRLTIPVLAAGGILMAVMQTVVVPLLPDLPRLTGSSAGAVSWMVTATLLSGAVLTPVLGRAGDMYGKRRVLTAALSLMTVGSVMCALSSDIGVLIAARALQGAAASVVPLSISILRDELPPARRGSAVALMSSTVGVGAALGLPLAAVVVQYADWHTMFWLTSLLGALGVTAVWWAVKESPVREPGRFDVLGALMLAVGLTCLLLGVSQGGQWGWGSLRVLGLFLGAAVVLALWWLQQLHTAQPLVDLRLVTRPRVGLSHVAALLTGFAFYANSLVTAQLVQAPEATGYGLGLSIVATGLCLLPGGVTMLLFSPLSARISEKRGPRITLALGAAVIACGYAVRIADSRDLWMIILGATVVATGTTLAYSALPTLILRAVPAAQTASANGVNVLMRTIGQATSSAAVAAVLVHHTSLVGGAPIPTLHGYLLAFAMAGAIALAASAAALTIPGESRPDGTRRARGGTRGARDEAMEGA
- the melC1 gene encoding apotyrosinase chaperone MelC1 — translated: MPELTRRRALTAAAALAAAAGAQTLVAPAASAAGHQHGSPDSFDEVYKGRRIQGRPMSGGGHHHEHGAGYGVFVDGAELHVMQNADGSWISVVSHYDPVPTPRAAARAAVDELQGAKLLPFPAN
- the melC2 gene encoding tyrosinase MelC2; this encodes MTVRKNQASLTADEKRRFVAAVLELKRSGRYDAFVTTHNGFIMSDMDNSERTGHRSPSFLPWHRRFLLDFERALQSVDASVALPYWDWTADRTVRASLWAPDFLGGTGRSSDGRVTDGPFAAGAGNWPLNVRVDGRTYLRRSLGTSVRELPTRAEVDSVLAMTTYDMAPWNSASDGFRNHLEGWRGVNLHNRVHVWVGGQMATGVSPNDPVFWLHHAFIDKLWADWQRRHPGAGYAPTGGTPDVVDLNDTMKPWNDVRPADLLDHTKFYTFDV
- a CDS encoding ribonuclease H family protein; the encoded protein is MIGAMRERVVAACDGASKGNPGPAGWAWVVSDDSGTPSRWEAGPLGRATNNVAELTALERLLVATDPGLPLEIRMDSQYAMKAVTSWLPGWKRNGWKTSAGKPVANQDLVVRIDELLDGRSVEFRHVAAHQVDGDALNDFADRAASQAASVQESAGSALGSPEPPPSSVTAASAAPRRKAAPRKQGGGSSSRTIKAKFPGRCVCGRSYAAGESIAKNTQGWGHPECRTAEA
- a CDS encoding VOC family protein; this encodes MAVQPEGTPCWADAMFSDVEGAKSFYGDVLGWTFGEASSEYGNYTQAYADGKAVAAVVPPMPGQEGQSQWCLYFASPDAAATAETIRENGGEVLMEPMQVGDFGTMCLAREPSGAVFGVWQGGTHEGFEATAVPGAYCWAEVFTREPEQADTFFSAVFPYTAKQIDDASVDFRMFNLGENTVLGRMRMTDDFPPEVPSYINVYFTVGDCDAAVAKATELGAILRFGPMSSPFGRFAALSDPQGANFSVIDITTTEGEMPKTMDV
- a CDS encoding zinc-binding alcohol dehydrogenase family protein, yielding MRAWSVTRPGPVEEDPLRLVERPVPAPGDDELLVQVRACGVCRTDLHVTEGDLPVRRPGVTPGHEVVGVVAGTGAAVADFAVGDRVGVAWLRWTDGECRYCLRGSENLCPRSRYTGWDADGGYAEYTTVPAGFAHRLPDELDDVALAPLLCAGIIGYRALRRTSLPHRGRLGLYGFGGSAHLCAQVALAEEATVHVLTRGADARRLALELGAASARDAYELPPEPLDAAILFAPVGDLVPVALRALDRGGVLAVAGIHLSDVPPLHYETDLFYEKELRSVTSNTRTDAREFLAEAAVHGVRATTHAYPLSQAPEALRDLKAGRFDGAAVLVNDLS
- a CDS encoding family 2 encapsulin nanocompartment cargo protein terpene cyclase, encoding MSTPTHSYTLPGPPNIARSLRTTRRTGVIPGLHHRPAAPADPDKAAEIDRRLEAWAHDLDLFPRAWKGDFAGFQFGRAVTLQHPGALDLDRLTAAGKLLLAENIVDSCYCEEDEGRGGSRRGLGGPLIIAQSALDPFHGTPELEEEWRQGLSADGPLRSYRSALVDYAGFATPSQTSRFVHDMARLHLGYLGEAAWMETRYRPRVWEYLVMRQFNNFRPCLSLVDAVDGYELPEQVYARPEIQRITALACNATTVMNDLYSFTKELESDPDHLNLPQVVAADERCGLKAAYLRSVEIHNRIMEAFEEESALLSATSPLVERYAQGLAAWVSGNHEWHATNTHRYHLPDYW
- a CDS encoding geranyl diphosphate 2-C-methyltransferase; this encodes MTTAPVARTTAAAVPTQSTYQNRVADYWNAEENPVNLELGKIDDLYHHHYGIGNVDWTVLDEPDPDLRRERITAELHRLEHAQAEFLASRLGPLIPADRVFDAGCGRGGGSVVANLRYGCHADGVTISAKQADFANETARRRDIDDKVRYHHRNMLDTGFESGAYAASWNNESTMYVELDLLFAEHARLLRRGGRYVVITGCYNDTYGRASREVSLINAHYICDIHPRSEYFRAMARNRLVPVHVEDLTEATIPYWELRKDAGHLVTGIEETFLSAYRNGSFQYLLIVADRI
- a CDS encoding aminoglycoside phosphotransferase family protein: MHEDEVDLDASVVRRLIAGQFPDWASLPAERLMSSGTENAMFRLGTDLVVRLPRRPGAVADVTHEQHWLPRLGPLLPVATPEPLGRGGPGAGFAWPWTVYRWLDGRNPVAGAVEEPGPLAEDLASFVGALRRIDAHGGPAGHRGVPLSTRDAATREAIDKLDGRVDTAAVTARWEEALRAPGHTGPPVWAHGDLSPGNVLVADGRLSAVIDFGTVGVGDPAVDLIVAWNLLPATARDAFRRAVGADDAQWARGRGWALSISLIQLPYYWETNPPLAENSRHVIREILAESA
- a CDS encoding VOC family protein is translated as MATDGFTTCLWFDDQAEEAAHYYVSIFKNSTVGRLTRYPEGAPRPAGTVLTVEFTANGHKFVALNGGPEFKFNEAISLQIFCENQEEIDYYWTKLTENGGEPGPCGWLKDKFGMSWQVIPHRLDDMVSDPDPAKAARATQAMLSMHKLDIAALEKAYAGE